A genomic window from Aestuariirhabdus litorea includes:
- a CDS encoding BolA family protein: MDMLEQIRHQLQNSFAPSHLEVFNESHMHRVEPGSQSHFKAVVVSEAFEGLRTLKRHQQVYAALSGEMPLIHALALHTYTPGEWAERGEAPKTPNCRGGG, encoded by the coding sequence ATGGACATGCTTGAGCAAATTCGTCACCAACTGCAAAACTCCTTTGCCCCCAGCCACCTTGAGGTTTTTAACGAAAGCCATATGCACCGGGTGGAGCCGGGCTCCCAGAGCCACTTCAAAGCGGTGGTGGTGAGCGAGGCCTTTGAGGGGCTGCGTACCCTTAAACGCCATCAACAGGTCTACGCAGCTCTCTCCGGTGAGATGCCACTGATTCACGCCCTGGCGCTCCACACCTATACACCGGGCGAGTGGGCAGAGCGAGGCGAGGCTCCCAAAACGCCCAACTGCCGAGGCGGCGGTTAG